In a single window of the Gossypium hirsutum isolate 1008001.06 chromosome A13, Gossypium_hirsutum_v2.1, whole genome shotgun sequence genome:
- the LOC107893874 gene encoding uncharacterized protein translates to MSPLPAALFISILFLLPQLHKVCAASHAAGRTIPTLGTCNNTCGTIPVMFPFGTGFGCGHPYFARYVKCNAGTLQFSTGTGIYTVSSIDYPTSTIVVADPFMSTCSSMQNSGSFSLDRTSPFTLTGSNIFVLLGCSSTSPVFDPSEDLCDTGSGSRVCSGLYSCKGVTGIGLPQNAPTSTCCVYDSLMGIGSGYSLDLPKLQCSSYTSIYEFGDEEDPMKWKFGISLLYNDSYYTPACKDCETNGGLCGFSVLDESFSCICRDGVNTTTNCFGHGYTWSGAWEPKIQTKTSIGVFLLWWIYLLV, encoded by the exons ATGTCACCTTTACCAGCTGCTCTCTTCATCAGCATTCTGTtcttgcttcctcaactccataaAGTTTGTGCTGCCAGCCATGCTGCTGGCCGCACCATACCGACCCTCGGTACATGTAACAACACTTGTGGTACAATCCCGGTTATGTTTCCCTTTGGCACTGGATTTGGGTGTGGCCACCCTTACTTTGCTAGATATGTAAAATGCAATGCTGGTACTCTACAGTTCTCAACTGGCACTGGCAtttacactgtttcttccatCGACTACCCAACCAGCACTATTGTTGTTGCAGATCCTTTCATGTCAACTTGCTCTTCAATGCAGAATTCTGGAAGTTTTAGCTTGGATCGAACGAGCCCGTTCACACTAACAGGTTCCAATATCTTTGTCCTGCTTGGTTGCTCAAGTACATCTCCAGTGTTTGATCCAAGTGAGGATTTGTGTGATACCGGATCAGGTTCTCGTGTTTGCAGCGGTTTGTATTCTTGCAAAGGGGTAACTGGAATTGGGTTGCCACAAAATGCACCTACATCTACCTGTTGTGTTTATGACTCCTTGATGGGAATAGGATCAGGCTATTCTTTGGATCTCCCAAAACTTCAGTGCTCATCGTACACATCGATATACGAGTTTGGAGATGAAGAGGATCCCATGAAATGGAAATTTGGGATTTCTTTGCTGTATAATGATTCATACTACACTCCTGCATGCAAGGACTGTGAAACCAATGGAGGCTTGTGTGGCTTTTCTGTTCTGGATGAGTCATTCTCTTGCATTTGCCGAGATGGTGTGAACACTACCACAAATTGCTTTGGCCATG GGTACACCTGGAGTGGGGCATGGGAACCCAAAATTCAAACCAAGACTAGTATTGGAG TGTTTTTGCTGTGGTGGATTTATCTTCTAGTTTGA
- the LOC107893876 gene encoding F-box/kelch-repeat protein At1g15670, producing the protein MESFEFSTELVPGLPNELGLECLTRLPYTAHRLASGVCHRWRDLFQSPDFHYHRKKLGYTQKVACLVQAFSGGTVNGPKRPGELPSYGISVFESLNRGWYRLPPVPKYPNGLPLFCQLASCEGKLVVMGGWNPVSYDPVADVFIYDFTTQQWRQGKDMPSKRSFFAIGACSGRVYIAGGHDENKNALRTAWVYDLRKDEWGQMGELSKERDECEGVVIGEDEFWVVSGYGTERQGQFDGSADAYGFKSGEWRVAEGIWEPGQCPRSSVGIGKGGKLMNWAELDTAVGVGARGIMLVGRVLVTGSEYQGGPHGFYMVEVKEGQIGKLEKINVPDEFSGFVQSGCFVEI; encoded by the coding sequence atggaaagtTTCGAGTTTTCAACTGAGTTGGTTCCGGGTTTACCCAATGAACTCGGTCTTGAGTGTTTAACTCGGTTACCTTACACAGCTCACAGACTCGCCTCCGGAGTGTGTCACCGATGGCGGGATTTGTTCCAAAGCCCAGATTTTCATTATCACCGCAAAAAATTAGGGTACACCCAGAAAGTCGCTTGCTTGGTTCAAGCCTTTAGTGGTGGAACAGTGAATGGACCTAAAAGACCGGGTGAGTTACCGAGTTATGGAATTTCTGTGTTTGAATCGTTGAATCGGGGCTGGTATAGACTGCCCCCTGTTCCCAAGTACCCAAATGGGTTGCCTTTGTTTTGTCAATTGGCAAGCTGTGAAGGGAAGCTAGTGGTGATGGGCGGGTGGAACCCAGTGAGTTACGACCCGGTTGCTGACGTTTTTATCTATGATTTCACGACTCAGCAATGGAGACAAGGTAAGGATATGCCGTCCAAAAGGTCCTTCTTTGCAATCGGAGCATGTTCAGGTCGGGTCTATATTGCGGGCGGGCATGACGAGAACAAGAACGCGTTGAGAACCGCGTGGGTTTATGATTTGAGAAAGGATGAGTGGGGTCAGATGGGTGAGTTGAGTAAAGAGCGAGACGAGTGTGAAGGTGTGGTGATTGGGGAAGACGAGTTCTGGGTTGTGAGCGGGTACGGGACAGAGAGGCAGGGTCAATTCGATGGGAGTGCTGATGCTTACGGGTTCAAGTCGGGTGAATGGAGGGTGGCCGAAGGGATTTGGGAACCGGGTCAGTGCCCGAGGTCGAGTGTTGGGATCGGGAAAGGCGGGAAATTGATGAACTGGGCAGAGCTGGACACTGCCGTTGGGGTCGGAGCAAGGGGGATTATGCTTGTGGGACGGGTGTTGGTTACCGGGTCGGAGTATCAAGGTGGACCGCATGGATTTTACATGGTGGAAGTCAAGGAAGGGCAAATTGGTAAATTGGAGAAAATCAATGTGCCTGATGAGTTTTCTGGGTTTGTCCAGTCAGGCTGCTTTGTGGAAATCTGA